GCAGGGACGTCCGCAACTTCGCCACGCGAGGGGTCACGATGTTCACCCAGGAAGAGGAATCGGTCCACGGACCGGTGGGAGAAGTATGACTCTCGAATACGGTTCGGCGCGAGAGATGTTCGATGCCGACGTGGCATCTCGGGCGCTCGGGATCGAGGTGCGGGAACTGGTCCCGGGCCGTGCGGTCGCATCGATGACGGTCGGCGAGACGATGGTGAACGGGCACGGAATCACGCACGGCGGATTCGTTTTCACCCTGGCGGACACGGCGTTTGCGCTCGCGTGCAACGGATACGGCGAGCCTGCGGTCGCCGCGCGGGCGGACATTCGTTTCCTGGCTCCCACTCGCCTGGGTGACGAGCTCGTTGCAGAGGCAGTCGAGCGGGAACGCTACGGCCGCAACGGCATCTACGACGTCACCGTGCGGGTTCGGGGCCGGACCGTCGCCGAGTTCCGCGGCGACAGCAGGTCCCTCGCACGCTCTCGGTGAGCCGCCTCCCCGGCCGGCGATCGGAGGACAGGCGCGCGCCCGCCGCGGCAGGAGGCCGTGGCGGGCGCGCAGTCTGCCCGGGGCCGATCAGGCCTGCAGGCCGGCCTCGATCTCGAGGTTGATGGTGATCTTGTCGCCGACCACGGCGCCGCCACCCTCGAGCGGCATCTCGATGCTGATGCCGAAGTCCTTGCGGTTGATGGTGGTGGTGGCCTCGAAGCCGGCGACCGGGCCGTTGCCCATGCCCGGGTTGACGCCCAGGAACTCGAGCGCCAGCTCGACCGGCTTGGTCACACCGTGGAGCGTGAACTCGCCCTCGACGACGAAGTTGGAGCCGGCGGGACGCACTGCGGTGGAGACGAACTTGGCCGTCGGGAACTGCTCGACGTCGAAGAAGTCGGCCGACTTGATGTGGCCGTCACGCTGCTCGTTGTTGGTGTCGATGGACGCGACCTGGATCTCGGCGTGCACGGACGGGGTGCCGTCCTCGGCGACGGTGATCGCACCGGTGAAGTCGTTGAACGTGCCACGGACCTTGCTCACCACGAGGTGCCGGACCACGAATCCGACGGTCGAGTGGGTGGGGTCGATGGCCCAGGTGCCGGCGGTCAGGTTCGGAAGGGCGGTGGTGGCGGTGGTCATGTGTGCTCCCGGAGGCAAGTAGTTGAAACTTCAAAGACTGTGGTTACAACGGTGGCAGCGGTTCAGGCATTCCGCAAGTGGATGTGATGCCGGTCACAGTTGCCCCCTCGGGGGCTTCGATGCAGGCCGGGAGGGTGTCGAGAAATTGTTCTTACCCTCGAGTAACTATCCGTGGTACGTTCGCCCTGTTTGGCTGCTATGTCCGTCGTCACTATCTGCGGACTGCCACGTATTCGTTTCTGCTGCGCCGGATCTCGGCGCTGGTGGGGCGGTGGCGATCCGTGCTCTGAACGCGAGGAGAAGCCGTTGTCGAAGAAGATTGCTGCTCGTGGTGCCGGCGCTGCCGTCGCACTGACCGGCGCACTGGCCCTGGCTCTGCCGGGTATCGCGTCCGCCGCCCCGGACACCGAGGTGCCCGCCCCGAAGATTTCCGCCAGTGTCGACGGCGACGTCATCGACATGACCGTCACTCAGACCAGCACCGACCAGGGCATCGTGTGTATGCCCATCGTCCTGAACGCGACCGACGCGCTGCCCCTCGCCGCGAAGCCGACCGACCAGTGGCCGGGCTTCGTCGACCTCCTCGGCAAGGTCTACTACATCGGAAACCCGACCACCGCCGCCACGCCGACGGTGAAGAGCACCACCGGGGGCGAAGCCAACACCGGTCTGCTCAAGCCGATCACGCCGGGCGCGTACGCCGTCGTCGGAGCGTGCATCGACGGTGCCGCGCAGGATGCGATCCTGTCCTACAGCTACCAGGTCGTCTTCTCCCCGGGCGGTTTCGGCAGCCTCGGCCAAGCGCTGGATCTGGGCAGCACCACGATGAGCATGGAGGGCGGCAGCAGTGTCATCGCCAACATGCTGCTGAGTGGCGCCGGTAGCAGCACGCTGTCCGCAGCCATCAGCTGATTCGCCTGACGCCGACCGGAACGTGCTCGGGTGAGCCACGTTTCGGTCGGCGCCGGTCTGCTCACTCCTGCACGGCTGTCGCCCTCGCCGTAGCGGCAAGCACTGCGCGCAACGCCGATGCGGTCACCGACTGGTCGAATCCGATCCCCCAGTGCTGGGCGCCGCCACTACGGCAGAGCGCGAACGTCGCGGCCCGCCCCGCGCTGCCCGCCCCCACGGACTGCTGCACGAGCGAGAGCACCTCCACCGGCCGGCCGTGGTCGGCCAGGATCTTGGTGAGCGCCTCGACCGGCCCACCCGCGAAGGCCGCCCCGTCGATCGCGGCGCCGTCGAACTCGGCGCGAATCCGGAGATGGTCGCCGCCCTCCCGGTGCTCGATCGACCACTGACCCAGCTTGCCGTCGAAGCCGTACTCCGCGAACATCAACTCCCACAGCTGTTCCGCCGTCACCTCGCCGCCGCCGTCGTCGGTGGCCCGCTGCACGCGTCGGGCGAAGTCGATCTGCACCGGCCGCGGCAGATCGATGCCGTGCCCGGTCTGCAGCAGGTACGCGATCCCGCCCTTGCCGGACTGGCTGTTCACCCGGATCACGGCCTCGTAGTCGCGTCCCACGTCGCGTGGATCGATCGGCAGATACGGCACGTCCCACGGCGCCTGCCCCGGGTCGATCCCGGCCGCCGCGGCGGCCGCGTGGTGGTGCGCGAAGCCCTTCTTGATCGCGTCCTGGTGAGTGCCGGAGAACGCCGTGTACACCAGATCGCCGCCGTACGGATGCCGGGCGTGCACGTCGATCCTGTTGCAGTACTCCACCGTTCGCCGGACCTCGTCGATGTCGGAGAAGTCGATCATCGGATCCACGCCCTGCGCGTGCAGATTGAGCGCGAGCGTCACCAGGTCGACGTTGCCGGTGCGTTCCCCGTTGCCGAAAAGGCATCCCTCGACGCGCTGCGCGCCGGCCAGTACCGCCAGTTCGGCGCACGCGACGCCGGTGCCGCGGTCGTTGTGCGGATGCACCGACAGGATCACGGACTCGCGGCGGGCCAGATGGCGGTGCATGTACTCGATCTGATCGGCGTACACGTTGGGTGTCGAAATCTCCACCGTCGCAGGCAGATTGTGGATCACCGTCCGGTCGGGCGACGCGTCCCACAGTTCGGTGAGGCTGTCGCACACCCGCAGCACGTAGTCGGGTTCGGTCAGGTTGAACACCTCGGGGGAGAACTCGAAGCGCACGCCCGACTGGGCATCGCCGCCGCGGGCGAGGTCCTGTGCGGCGTCGAAGATCAGGCGGTGCAGCGCGTCCCGATCGTGTCCGAGGACCACCGAGCGCCACGTCGGGGCCGTCGCGGTGTACATGTGCAACACGACGTTCGGCAGGCCGCGCACCGACTCGAACGTGCGCTCGATGAGATCGGTTCGCGCTGCGGTGAACACGACGATGGTGACGTCGTCGGGCACCAGGTCCTGCTCGGCGAGGTCGCGGACGAAGTCGAAGTCCGTCTGGCTGGCCGACGGGTACCCGACCTCGATCTCCTTGTATCCCATGGCGATCATCAGCTCGAAGAACCTGCGCTTGCGGGCGGGGTCCATCGGTTCGGCGAGGGCCTGATTGCCGTCGCGCAGGTCCACCGGCACCCACAGTGGTGCGGTGGTGGTGCGGGCGGTGGGCCACGCGCGTTCGATGAGCGGGACGTCGACGCGCTCCGAATGCGGACGGTAGCGGTGGCTCGGCATGGACGACGGGCGTTGGCGATTCCAGTTCACGGCGGATGCTCCTGTGCGGATCGAAGTGGTCGACCGGCACGGCGGAACCCCGCGGCGGGGTGCCGGTCCGGTCAGACCCCGCCGCGGCGGCCGAGAAGCAGTCCGCGATGCGTCATGTTCGCTAAGCTAGAGCAAAACAACTTGTCTGACAACCTGAGGAGTTCGATTGACTGCCGCGCTCACCCGGAACCTGCTGGCCGATCAGGTTGCCGACCAGCTGCGCCGCCGCCTGCAGGCAGGCGAGTGGGAGATCGGGTCGAAGCTGCCGGGCGAGACCACCCTCGCGACGGAACTGGGGGTCGGACGGTCGACGATCCGGGAGGCGCTGCGGATGCTCGCGGGCCAAGGCATGTTGCGGGCGCGTCAGGGTGCCGGCGTGTTCGTCGACCGCACCGAACCCGAGGTCGACGGCTGGGAGGGCGTGCTCCAGCGCGAAGCCATTGCGGCCGTCGTCGAGGTCCGCGCCGCGATCGAGATCGAGGCCGCGCGGCTGGCGGCCCTGCGCGCCACCGACGCCGACGTCGCCGCGATGCGACGCGCCCTCGAACTGCGTGCGGACGCGGCCGACGCCCCGGACCGCGAGTTCGTCGAGGCCGACATCGCCGTGCACCGGTCGGTCGTCGCAGCCGCGCACAACCCCGTGCTGTCCGAACTGTTCGAGACGTTCGTGCCGCGACTGGCGGACGCGATGACCGAGATGATCGCCCTCCTCGGCCTGCGGCACCGGGACACCGAACCCGACGCCGACGAGCACGCCGCCCTCGTGGACGCGATCGCGGCCGGCGACGTCGACGAGGCGGCCCGCGTCAGCCGCGCGCACCTCGAGGGAATGGCCGCCGACCTGGGGTGACGCCGATTGCGGTCACTCCGGACGTGACGGCGGGCGGTGCTCCGGCTCTGCTGTCGGGCTCTCGAGCCGGACCTCGATCGGGTCGGCGACGGCGTGCCGCTCCTGCAGTGCAGCCGTCTCCCGGTGCTCGAGTTCGACATCGAACTCGAGGTCGCCGTGCTGGCGGCCCCGGAACAGGAAGAGGAAGACGATCCAGCCGACGATCGCGACGAGGATGAAACTCACCCCGCGGTAGACGAACGCGGCCGCCACCGCCTGCGACGCGCTGATGCTCGCGGCCGTCGTCAGCGCCGCGATCAGCGTCGCGTCGACGTACACCAGGCCACCCGGCGCGCCCGGGATCGTCGCGACCGCCTTACCCGCCGCGAACGCGATGAGCAGGCCAGCGAGCAGCGGATCGGCCCCGATCGCGAAACACGCCGCGCCCAGGCAGACCACGTCGGCCACCCGGTGCACCGTCGACCAGGCGAGCGAGACCGCCGCGTCGCGCTTGCCGAGCTGCACCGAGTCGAGCTGGTCGATCGTGGTCCGGACGGCGTCCATGCCGGTCTCCGGCGGCTTGCGCAGCACCCGGTTCACGCGAGTCAGCACCCAGCGCGCCGCGCGCTCGATCGACTCGGGATGCGCCGACACGTAGCGGCCGGCGTACACCAGCGCGATCAACCCGGCCACCGAGAACAGCAGCGTGAACGGGCTCACCGATCCACCGACCAGCAGCGCACCGGCCACACCGATCGCCGCCAGCCCCGCGGCCGCGATCACTCCGGAGATCGCGAGCTGCCACGACGCCACCACCGGGGTGGCGCCCCAACGGCGGGTCTCCCGGTACGTGAAGGCCGTCGAGAACACCTGACCGGCGGGCAGCGTCAACGCCATCGCCGTCGATCCGTAGATCACCGAGAGCGACTTGCCCTGACCGACCGACACGCCACCGGCGTGCAGCAACTGCTTCTGGACGCGGCCGTAGCCGCTCAACGAGACCGCCTGCGCCGCGATGCACACCGCCACCCAGCCCCAGTGGATCTCCGTCAGCGCCAGCCACGACTCGTGCAGCCGCGGCCACAGGTAGATGCCCTCGCCGACCAACAGGGCCACCAGCAGCGCACCGGCGGCCCACTTGAGCCACCAGAAACGACCGCGCGGCCGATCTGGGTCGCCGACTCGTGGGTCGGGCTCCGGCTGTGCCACGAGCCCAGGGTAACCAAGATTGTTCACGTCACTCCGGATACAACACCGGCCAGGCGAGGTGGGTGTTGCGGCGCCGACCCCGCAGCTGGACCTGCTCGCCCAGCTCCCAGTGCGCCTGCTCCTCGTCGTCGGCGAAGTACAGCGCACTCGTCGACGCCAGGACCCGGCTCGGCCGCAGCTTCGCAAGCTCCGTCAGCCGCGACGCCTCGTTCACTGGGTCGCCGATCACGGTGTACTCGAACCGCTCGGCCGCGCCGATATTGCCCGCGACCGCCAGACCCGCCGACACCCCGATGCCGATGTCCAGGCCGGTGATCTCGTTGAGCGCGAAACGCAGCTCCCGCGCCGCCGCCAACGCGGCCGTCGGCGCGTCCGGACGATCCAACGGAGCACCGAAGATCGCGAGCGCCGCGTCGCCCATGAATTTGTTGACGAATCCGTGGTGCCGGTCGACGACGTCGACGACCACCCGGAAGAACTCGTTGAGCAACTCGACGACCTCACTCGGTGGGCGCTCCGCCGCCGCGCCGGTGGAGCCGACCATGTCGACGAACAGCACCGCGACGAACCGCGTCTCGCCGCCCAGCTCCGTGCCGAACTGCAGCGCCCGACGGGCGACGTCCTGGCCGACGTGCTGGCCGAACAGCTCGCGCAGCAGCTTCCGCTCGTCGGACTCGCGCATCATCCGGTTGAAGCCGACCTGCAGGCGGCCTATCTCGGAGCCGTCGAACACCTCGACGCGCACGTCCGTCTCGCCGCGCTGCGCCCGCTCGATCGCGCGCCGCAGCTGCCGGATGGGGTCGGAGATCTGGCTCGCGGTCAGCATCGACAGCGCGAACGCCTGCCCGATCGCCATGATCGACAGGAGCAGAATCGCCCAGGCGAGCGCGCTGGGCGCGAACTCGAGGTCGGTGGTGAGCTGCGTGACGCACAGCAGGATGATGCCGATGACCGGCATCAACGTGCCCAGGCCCCACGTCATCGCCATGCGGGTGCCGACGCCGGGCGCCATCGTCCGGTCGAACTGGCCCTCGCTCAGGGCCTGCGCCGCGACCGGGCGCAGGATCCGCTCGCCGAGCATGTACGTGAACCCGAACGTCGTCGTGGCGGCCATGCCGACCGTCACCACCACCGCGATCGCCAGCTCGGGCATCTCCTCGGCCGTGAGGAGCACGAAGATCACGCCACCCAGGAACCACAGGATCAGGTGGACGATCGCCTGTCGCAGCGGTGCGTGCAGCGCCGCCATCTGCTCGGCCCGGGTCGGTGGGCCGCCCCGCAGCTGCCAGCGGATCACCGAACGCAGCATCATCGCCGCGGCCGTGAGGCTGACGACGCCGGCGAAGACGAGGTACACGCTGAAGACGGCGAAGTTGCGGACGTGGTCGTTGATGATGTCCGCCGACTCCGGAATCGGGATCCCGTAGCGGACGAACGCGAAGACCAGCACGGCGCCGAGCAGGTTCGCCCCGAGCATCGAGAGCATGTAGAGAGGCCAACGACTGCGAATCGTCAGCGCCACTGCTCGGTACG
This genomic stretch from Prescottella soli harbors:
- a CDS encoding 2-isopropylmalate synthase, whose protein sequence is MPSHRYRPHSERVDVPLIERAWPTARTTTAPLWVPVDLRDGNQALAEPMDPARKRRFFELMIAMGYKEIEVGYPSASQTDFDFVRDLAEQDLVPDDVTIVVFTAARTDLIERTFESVRGLPNVVLHMYTATAPTWRSVVLGHDRDALHRLIFDAAQDLARGGDAQSGVRFEFSPEVFNLTEPDYVLRVCDSLTELWDASPDRTVIHNLPATVEISTPNVYADQIEYMHRHLARRESVILSVHPHNDRGTGVACAELAVLAGAQRVEGCLFGNGERTGNVDLVTLALNLHAQGVDPMIDFSDIDEVRRTVEYCNRIDVHARHPYGGDLVYTAFSGTHQDAIKKGFAHHHAAAAAAGIDPGQAPWDVPYLPIDPRDVGRDYEAVIRVNSQSGKGGIAYLLQTGHGIDLPRPVQIDFARRVQRATDDGGGEVTAEQLWELMFAEYGFDGKLGQWSIEHREGGDHLRIRAEFDGAAIDGAAFAGGPVEALTKILADHGRPVEVLSLVQQSVGAGSAGRAATFALCRSGGAQHWGIGFDQSVTASALRAVLAATARATAVQE
- a CDS encoding lysylphosphatidylglycerol synthase transmembrane domain-containing protein, which encodes MAQPEPDPRVGDPDRPRGRFWWLKWAAGALLVALLVGEGIYLWPRLHESWLALTEIHWGWVAVCIAAQAVSLSGYGRVQKQLLHAGGVSVGQGKSLSVIYGSTAMALTLPAGQVFSTAFTYRETRRWGATPVVASWQLAISGVIAAAGLAAIGVAGALLVGGSVSPFTLLFSVAGLIALVYAGRYVSAHPESIERAARWVLTRVNRVLRKPPETGMDAVRTTIDQLDSVQLGKRDAAVSLAWSTVHRVADVVCLGAACFAIGADPLLAGLLIAFAAGKAVATIPGAPGGLVYVDATLIAALTTAASISASQAVAAAFVYRGVSFILVAIVGWIVFLFLFRGRQHGDLEFDVELEHRETAALQERHAVADPIEVRLESPTAEPEHRPPSRPE
- the paaI gene encoding hydroxyphenylacetyl-CoA thioesterase PaaI, whose translation is MTLEYGSAREMFDADVASRALGIEVRELVPGRAVASMTVGETMVNGHGITHGGFVFTLADTAFALACNGYGEPAVAARADIRFLAPTRLGDELVAEAVERERYGRNGIYDVTVRVRGRTVAEFRGDSRSLARSR
- a CDS encoding FadR/GntR family transcriptional regulator; the protein is MTAALTRNLLADQVADQLRRRLQAGEWEIGSKLPGETTLATELGVGRSTIREALRMLAGQGMLRARQGAGVFVDRTEPEVDGWEGVLQREAIAAVVEVRAAIEIEAARLAALRATDADVAAMRRALELRADAADAPDREFVEADIAVHRSVVAAAHNPVLSELFETFVPRLADAMTEMIALLGLRHRDTEPDADEHAALVDAIAAGDVDEAARVSRAHLEGMAADLG
- a CDS encoding YceI family protein; translated protein: MTTATTALPNLTAGTWAIDPTHSTVGFVVRHLVVSKVRGTFNDFTGAITVAEDGTPSVHAEIQVASIDTNNEQRDGHIKSADFFDVEQFPTAKFVSTAVRPAGSNFVVEGEFTLHGVTKPVELALEFLGVNPGMGNGPVAGFEATTTINRKDFGISIEMPLEGGGAVVGDKITINLEIEAGLQA
- a CDS encoding adenylate/guanylate cyclase domain-containing protein; amino-acid sequence: MLSMLGANLLGAVLVFAFVRYGIPIPESADIINDHVRNFAVFSVYLVFAGVVSLTAAAMMLRSVIRWQLRGGPPTRAEQMAALHAPLRQAIVHLILWFLGGVIFVLLTAEEMPELAIAVVVTVGMAATTTFGFTYMLGERILRPVAAQALSEGQFDRTMAPGVGTRMAMTWGLGTLMPVIGIILLCVTQLTTDLEFAPSALAWAILLLSIMAIGQAFALSMLTASQISDPIRQLRRAIERAQRGETDVRVEVFDGSEIGRLQVGFNRMMRESDERKLLRELFGQHVGQDVARRALQFGTELGGETRFVAVLFVDMVGSTGAAAERPPSEVVELLNEFFRVVVDVVDRHHGFVNKFMGDAALAIFGAPLDRPDAPTAALAAARELRFALNEITGLDIGIGVSAGLAVAGNIGAAERFEYTVIGDPVNEASRLTELAKLRPSRVLASTSALYFADDEEQAHWELGEQVQLRGRRRNTHLAWPVLYPE